In the Leptolyngbya sp. SIO1E4 genome, one interval contains:
- a CDS encoding GH3 auxin-responsive promoter family protein, with translation MANRLALSLISLNASWARQQLMRKTHHIMAAQEQFLKKLLRAHASTALGQQFRLQDIRTLEDFRRRVPISPYEFYEPYLDRVAQGESCVLNPDPVTYLNLTSGSTGRKKRVPVTQRFQHTRQQANLASLGYAISSLKHHHRSFGPALLTDSAKPQGVTFAGIPYGSVSAGRLHLGTGQPEQLFSPPIEALEISEPLTRQYVCLLFALRNRTLKGWVANFPMLILRTCHFLERYADELIEDLQGGTIAPWLKIDEPIRDRLEQQWSADKTRAAELAAIVTQAGRLTPRTVWPQLSYVTTARGGTSDFYLQRFPDYFGDIPIFGGVYESAEATFSICPEVNSEGGILALESGFFEFIPANQWDRDQPATLLPTELTVGDLYRVLVTNYSGFYRYDSGDVVEVVGFYNQSPLIVFRHRDGEVLSATLEKTTEYHLTQVMQRLQQEFGLLFEDFCITLSEHEFPARYVVNLELAAGYTLLKPSTFLQRFDYWLCQVNRSYGKARQSHLPPPCLRILPSCSFVTLRQRQVNRGMFDSHLKLPHLCQDHNFLAAIPAQLEVNLNRLSLVS, from the coding sequence ATGGCAAATCGTCTTGCGCTTTCCTTAATCAGCCTCAATGCATCCTGGGCACGACAGCAGCTGATGCGCAAAACCCACCACATCATGGCTGCCCAGGAGCAGTTTTTAAAAAAACTGCTGCGCGCCCATGCCTCTACTGCACTCGGGCAACAGTTTCGACTCCAGGACATCCGCACCCTGGAGGACTTTCGGCGGCGGGTGCCCATTTCCCCCTATGAGTTCTATGAACCCTATCTTGATCGGGTTGCCCAGGGAGAATCCTGTGTCCTTAACCCAGACCCTGTGACCTATCTCAATCTCACTAGTGGGTCGACAGGCCGTAAGAAACGGGTTCCTGTGACCCAACGTTTTCAGCACACCCGGCAGCAGGCGAACTTGGCCAGCCTGGGGTATGCGATCTCCAGCCTCAAACATCACCATCGCTCGTTTGGCCCAGCCCTCCTCACAGATAGTGCCAAACCTCAGGGCGTTACCTTTGCAGGCATTCCCTATGGTTCGGTTAGCGCTGGCCGCCTGCACCTAGGGACGGGGCAGCCCGAGCAGCTTTTCTCCCCGCCGATTGAGGCTTTGGAAATTAGCGAACCCCTGACCCGTCAATATGTTTGTCTGCTGTTTGCCCTGCGCAATCGAACCTTGAAAGGCTGGGTCGCCAACTTTCCGATGTTGATTCTGCGGACGTGTCATTTTCTGGAGCGATATGCCGACGAACTGATTGAGGATCTGCAGGGCGGAACCATTGCCCCCTGGTTGAAAATTGACGAGCCTATTCGCGATCGCCTAGAGCAACAATGGTCTGCTGATAAGACACGAGCGGCGGAGCTGGCGGCTATTGTGACGCAAGCAGGCAGGCTAACGCCGCGTACCGTCTGGCCTCAACTCAGCTATGTCACCACCGCGAGAGGGGGCACGTCTGATTTTTACCTGCAACGGTTCCCTGACTATTTTGGAGACATTCCCATATTTGGGGGCGTCTATGAGAGTGCAGAAGCCACATTCAGCATTTGCCCTGAAGTCAATTCGGAAGGTGGCATTCTGGCACTTGAAAGTGGGTTCTTTGAGTTTATTCCTGCCAACCAGTGGGATCGTGATCAGCCCGCCACTTTGCTCCCAACTGAGCTGACGGTGGGCGATCTCTACCGAGTCTTGGTGACCAACTACAGTGGGTTCTACCGTTACGACAGTGGTGATGTGGTAGAAGTGGTGGGTTTTTATAATCAGTCTCCTCTGATCGTATTTCGTCATCGTGATGGAGAAGTCTTGTCAGCCACCCTTGAGAAAACGACTGAATATCACCTCACCCAGGTGATGCAGAGGCTGCAGCAGGAGTTTGGCCTCCTGTTCGAAGACTTTTGCATCACCCTGTCAGAGCACGAGTTTCCCGCTCGCTATGTGGTCAATCTGGAATTAGCAGCCGGATATACGCTCCTCAAGCCGAGTACTTTTCTGCAACGATTTGATTATTGGCTGTGTCAGGTGAATCGGTCTTATGGCAAAGCTCGACAGAGTCACCTGCCCCCCCCTTGCCTGCGAATTTTACCTAGCTGTAGCTTTGTGACTCTCCGTCAGCGGCAGGTCAATCGGGGCATGTTTGACTCGCACCTCAAACTTCCACATCTGTGCCAAGATCACAATTTCCTGGCGGCCATCCCAGCTCAACTTGAGGTGAATCTGAACAGGCTTTCTCTGGTGTCCTAG
- a CDS encoding ADP-ribosylglycohydrolase family protein — protein sequence MLIELAIGDAYGAGFEYAPIVMIREQNDLSRYVQHPRHNIRPGCYTDDTQMSLAIAEAIVSSEPWTRETLAQRFVTAFKRDPRQGYAGGFHAFLQEINDGAEFLAKIRPHSDKSGAAMRAIPLGVFSDVGTVIDRCKLQAALTHNTPDGINAAIATSLMSHYFIYALGPKADLPQFIHKWVPGSWKTPWQGKVGSKGLMSAHAALTAIMAHNSLSEILKACIAFTGDVDTVATIALGAASCSTEITQDIPAVLIETLENSTYGLEYLQDLDQQLMQQVPQR from the coding sequence ATGCTGATAGAACTGGCCATTGGTGATGCCTATGGCGCGGGGTTTGAATACGCTCCCATCGTCATGATCCGCGAACAAAACGACCTGAGTCGCTATGTTCAACATCCACGGCACAATATCCGGCCTGGGTGCTACACCGATGACACACAAATGAGCCTGGCCATCGCTGAAGCGATCGTCTCCAGCGAACCTTGGACCCGCGAAACCCTGGCACAGCGATTCGTGACCGCCTTCAAACGGGATCCGCGCCAGGGGTATGCCGGGGGGTTCCATGCCTTCCTGCAAGAGATTAATGATGGCGCAGAGTTTCTTGCCAAAATTAGACCCCACAGCGATAAAAGCGGAGCCGCAATGCGGGCAATTCCACTGGGCGTATTCTCGGATGTTGGCACTGTGATAGACCGATGTAAACTTCAGGCCGCCCTGACCCACAACACCCCAGACGGCATCAACGCTGCGATCGCCACCAGTTTGATGTCACACTACTTCATTTATGCCCTAGGCCCCAAGGCTGACCTGCCACAGTTCATTCATAAATGGGTGCCCGGGTCATGGAAGACACCGTGGCAGGGAAAGGTGGGCTCCAAGGGCCTCATGAGCGCCCATGCTGCCCTCACAGCCATCATGGCCCACAATTCCCTCAGCGAAATTCTCAAAGCCTGCATCGCTTTTACGGGGGATGTTGACACGGTCGCCACGATCGCGCTGGGGGCGGCGTCCTGCTCAACCGAAATCACCCAAGATATTCCCGCTGTGTTGATCGAAACTTTAGAAAACAGCACATACGGGCTGGAGTATCTACAAGATCTGGACCAGCAACTGATGCAGCAGGTGCCCCAGCGCTAA
- a CDS encoding alpha/beta hydrolase yields MARTFLPPGTLIQVNGKFSHLQCSGEGSPTVILEAGLDNAGSQVWETVRPEISQLSRVCAYDRAGIMWSDRGDRPRDADQIATELHDLLAAAAEPPPYVLVGHSLGGPLIRVFTHRFRDEVVGLVFVDSSHPEQTERLPSEVLVHQQKSLRLLLKGIAAFGILRLNTPAPSGVLPPLVEAAVNGYLPQSIEGITEESAVMETIFDQAQQTGPFDDLPVVVLSAGKLPDPLPPWISQEAGTQMQKVWAELQNELAALSTNIDHRVIIGASHYIQWDDPAAVITAVSDVVTAHREGTPVRRAAE; encoded by the coding sequence GTGGCCCGAACATTCTTACCCCCAGGGACTCTCATTCAGGTTAATGGCAAGTTCTCCCATCTTCAATGTAGTGGCGAAGGCAGCCCGACCGTGATTTTAGAAGCGGGGCTCGACAACGCAGGCTCCCAGGTTTGGGAAACGGTGCGCCCAGAGATCAGCCAGTTGAGTCGCGTATGCGCCTATGATCGGGCTGGCATTATGTGGAGCGATCGCGGCGATCGCCCCAGAGATGCAGACCAGATCGCCACAGAACTGCACGATCTGTTGGCGGCAGCGGCAGAACCCCCGCCATACGTGCTGGTGGGGCATTCACTCGGAGGGCCGCTAATTCGGGTGTTTACCCACCGCTTCCGCGATGAAGTCGTGGGCCTGGTTTTCGTCGACTCCTCTCACCCAGAGCAGACTGAACGCCTGCCCTCAGAAGTTCTTGTGCACCAACAGAAGTCTTTGCGCCTACTGCTTAAGGGTATTGCAGCTTTTGGCATTCTGCGCTTAAACACTCCGGCCCCATCGGGCGTGCTACCGCCGCTGGTTGAAGCTGCCGTCAACGGCTACCTGCCCCAGAGCATAGAAGGCATCACTGAAGAATCGGCAGTGATGGAGACCATATTCGATCAGGCACAGCAGACAGGCCCATTTGACGATCTCCCTGTCGTTGTTCTGTCGGCGGGCAAACTTCCTGATCCGCTACCGCCCTGGATTAGCCAGGAGGCCGGGACCCAAATGCAAAAGGTGTGGGCCGAACTGCAGAATGAATTGGCAGCGTTATCCACAAATATCGATCACCGCGTCATCATAGGAGCGTCGCACTACATCCAATGGGACGATCCAGCGGCGGTGATCACGGCAGTGAGCGATGTGGTCACGGCTCACCGCGAAGGCACGCCTGTGCGACGCGCCGCAGAATAA
- a CDS encoding NAD(P)-dependent alcohol dehydrogenase — MKAIVQTEYGSPEVLRLAEVDKPVPQDNEVRVKVQAASVNASDWHLMRGAPFLLRLMFGGLFKPTVKTLGADVAGRVEAVGKDVTQFQPGDEVFGDLSECGFGTFAEYVCADETAWVLKPATVTFEQAAAVPAAAMAALQALHDCGQVQPGQTVLVNGASGGVGSFAVQIAKAFGAEVTGVGSTQKLDMLREIGADHVIDYTQAAVTQTGQQYDLIVDAAAYRSFFDYLPALRPEGTYVVVGGATAPFFQAMLLGSWVSKINHRSVKCLAMTPNQDDLATVKELLAAGKITPFIDRTYDLSEVPAAIRHLEQRQVQGKVAIRV, encoded by the coding sequence ATGAAAGCTATCGTTCAGACTGAGTATGGTTCACCGGAGGTGTTGAGGCTAGCGGAAGTTGATAAGCCTGTTCCTCAAGATAATGAGGTGCGAGTCAAGGTGCAGGCGGCCTCAGTCAATGCCAGTGACTGGCATCTGATGCGGGGGGCTCCATTCCTGCTCCGGCTCATGTTTGGCGGTCTTTTCAAACCCACGGTTAAAACCCTTGGTGCGGATGTCGCGGGGCGTGTGGAAGCTGTTGGCAAGGACGTCACGCAGTTCCAGCCCGGTGATGAGGTCTTTGGCGATTTGTCGGAGTGTGGGTTTGGCACATTCGCGGAATATGTCTGTGCTGACGAAACGGCATGGGTGCTTAAGCCTGCAACCGTCACATTTGAGCAAGCGGCAGCAGTTCCGGCAGCAGCGATGGCCGCCCTGCAGGCCCTGCATGATTGTGGGCAAGTTCAGCCAGGGCAAACCGTGTTGGTTAATGGTGCCTCTGGCGGTGTGGGCTCGTTTGCGGTGCAAATTGCAAAGGCTTTTGGGGCTGAAGTAACGGGCGTCGGTAGTACGCAAAAATTAGACATGCTGCGCGAGATCGGTGCCGACCATGTGATTGACTACACCCAAGCAGCGGTTACCCAAACGGGGCAGCAGTATGACCTGATTGTTGATGCGGCCGCCTATCGTTCATTTTTTGACTATCTGCCTGCTTTGCGCCCAGAGGGTACCTACGTTGTTGTCGGTGGAGCTACTGCACCTTTTTTCCAGGCTATGTTGCTGGGCTCTTGGGTTTCCAAGATCAATCACCGCAGTGTGAAATGCCTGGCGATGACACCGAATCAAGACGATTTGGCCACTGTGAAGGAGCTCCTGGCTGCTGGGAAAATCACCCCTTTCATTGACCGAACCTATGATCTGAGTGAGGTTCCGGCAGCGATTCGTCATCTCGAACAACGGCAAGTGCAGGGGAAAGTCGCCATCCGGGTTTGA
- a CDS encoding TetR/AcrR family transcriptional regulator C-terminal domain-containing protein, whose protein sequence is MAKTSNADAMPPLPLSRERVLHAALCLADEGGIESLSMRKLAHELGVKAMSLYNHVANKDDILDGIVDIVIREIEVPSLATDWKTAMRRRATSAHAVLLRHPWSTMAIVSRVNVGPAMLRYIDATLGCLYEAGFSITMADHIWNAIDNHIYGFTLQELNFPFEAAEYADAAKNFVSMIPVEKYPYLNRLTHHVMEGRYDGLHDFEFGLELILDGLDKLQDTV, encoded by the coding sequence ATGGCTAAGACAAGCAACGCAGATGCAATGCCCCCCCTTCCGTTGAGCCGGGAGCGGGTACTGCATGCGGCCCTCTGTCTAGCGGATGAGGGGGGGATTGAGTCACTCTCCATGCGAAAGCTCGCGCATGAACTGGGCGTCAAGGCCATGTCGTTGTATAACCATGTCGCGAACAAAGACGACATCTTAGATGGCATTGTCGATATCGTCATTCGCGAGATTGAAGTGCCTAGTCTTGCAACTGACTGGAAAACAGCCATGCGACGACGGGCGACGTCAGCCCACGCGGTGCTGCTGCGCCATCCTTGGTCAACGATGGCGATCGTGTCGCGGGTCAATGTGGGGCCAGCCATGTTGCGCTACATTGATGCGACGCTCGGTTGCCTTTACGAGGCGGGCTTTTCGATAACGATGGCCGATCACATTTGGAATGCGATCGACAACCACATCTACGGGTTCACGCTTCAGGAATTGAACTTTCCCTTCGAGGCAGCAGAATATGCAGACGCTGCCAAGAACTTCGTTTCAATGATTCCTGTAGAGAAGTATCCTTACCTCAACCGACTCACGCATCACGTCATGGAGGGGCGGTACGATGGCCTGCATGATTTTGAGTTCGGGCTTGAGCTGATCCTCGACGGCCTTGATAAGCTTCAAGACACCGTCTGA
- a CDS encoding alpha/beta hydrolase has translation MFYNAENRKINIEGTDMDYVVFGSGQKPFVILPGLSDGLKTVKGEATKLAIYYQKFAKDFRIYMFSRKNQIEKGYGTKDMARDQKIALETLGIQHADVMGVSQGGMIAQHLAIDYPDFVKKLVIGVSVSRQNQTIQNVVKSWMKMAELNDYKTLVIDTMEKTFTEERLKIYRFLYPIISRLNRPKSFDRFLIQADACLHHNSYNELDKIQCPTLVIGGDSDHVVGKNTSEEMAAKIKDSKLIVYEGLGHGAYEETKDFNQQVKAFLADNR, from the coding sequence ATGTTTTATAATGCCGAGAATAGAAAAATAAACATTGAGGGCACTGACATGGACTATGTCGTGTTTGGAAGCGGGCAAAAGCCGTTCGTTATTTTGCCTGGACTCAGTGATGGCCTCAAAACGGTTAAAGGTGAGGCGACGAAACTCGCAATCTATTATCAGAAATTTGCCAAAGATTTTAGAATTTACATGTTTAGCAGAAAAAATCAAATAGAAAAAGGGTATGGCACAAAAGATATGGCAAGAGACCAGAAAATTGCGTTAGAGACATTAGGCATTCAACACGCAGATGTCATGGGTGTGTCACAGGGTGGCATGATCGCCCAACACCTGGCGATTGATTATCCTGATTTTGTCAAAAAGCTTGTGATTGGGGTATCCGTTTCAAGACAGAATCAAACCATTCAGAACGTAGTGAAAAGCTGGATGAAAATGGCTGAACTCAATGATTACAAAACCTTAGTTATTGACACGATGGAAAAAACCTTTACTGAGGAACGCCTCAAAATATATAGATTCTTATATCCAATCATTAGCAGATTAAATAGGCCTAAGTCCTTTGATAGGTTTCTGATTCAGGCAGACGCCTGCCTTCATCACAATTCCTATAACGAACTGGATAAAATTCAATGCCCAACACTGGTCATTGGAGGAGACAGTGACCATGTTGTCGGCAAAAACACCTCCGAGGAAATGGCGGCAAAGATAAAGGATAGCAAACTCATAGTGTATGAGGGGCTTGGACACGGAGCCTACGAAGAAACCAAGGATTTTAACCAACAGGTTAAAGCGTTTCTGGCAGATAATCGCTAG
- a CDS encoding sll0787 family AIR synthase-like protein, producing the protein MLADLVTALRPALGILHKQDIQTAAAHLGRYVPHRDTNAPILLGDDCAAIPQGDGYLLLAAEGLWPPLVEAEPWFAGWCAVLVNVSDIYAMGGRPIAVVDALWSPSEVAAEALWQGMIAASKTFNVPIVGGHTNCHSPYAALSVAILGRAQHLITSFEAQPGDALVLVTNLDGRSHPDYPFWDAATLADPARLRRQLDLLPQVAAMGLCKAGKDVSMGGIVGTTLMLLETSGCGAVLTIDTIPRPDGVPLEKWLLSFPSYGFLLSVASENLNSLQALFRQENLVCEPIGQVTGDRILTLKTQTETHVFWDFTQDTLTGFTHPTSPHSRSPTHNG; encoded by the coding sequence ATGTTGGCGGATCTGGTGACAGCGTTGCGTCCGGCGCTGGGGATTCTCCACAAGCAAGATATCCAGACAGCCGCAGCTCATTTGGGGCGCTACGTTCCCCACCGGGATACAAACGCCCCGATTCTGCTGGGAGATGACTGTGCCGCCATCCCTCAGGGAGACGGCTATTTACTGTTGGCAGCCGAGGGCTTATGGCCCCCTTTAGTGGAGGCGGAACCCTGGTTTGCCGGTTGGTGTGCGGTACTGGTGAACGTTAGCGATATTTATGCCATGGGCGGACGCCCGATCGCGGTGGTGGATGCTCTGTGGAGCCCGTCTGAGGTGGCAGCCGAGGCCCTATGGCAGGGCATGATAGCGGCCTCTAAAACCTTCAACGTGCCGATTGTTGGAGGGCACACCAACTGTCATAGCCCTTACGCGGCCCTATCCGTAGCCATTTTAGGACGGGCGCAGCACCTGATCACCAGCTTTGAAGCCCAGCCGGGGGATGCCCTGGTGCTGGTGACTAATCTCGACGGGCGATCGCACCCAGACTATCCATTTTGGGATGCAGCGACCCTGGCCGATCCGGCCAGGCTACGGCGTCAGCTAGACCTGCTGCCTCAGGTTGCGGCAATGGGCTTATGTAAAGCCGGTAAGGATGTCAGCATGGGGGGCATTGTTGGCACCACCCTGATGCTGTTAGAAACCTCCGGCTGTGGGGCCGTGTTAACCATTGACACGATTCCTCGTCCTGACGGAGTCCCCTTAGAAAAATGGCTGTTGAGCTTTCCCAGCTATGGCTTTTTGCTCAGCGTGGCGTCAGAGAATCTAAACTCGCTACAGGCACTATTTCGTCAAGAAAACCTGGTGTGTGAACCGATTGGTCAGGTGACCGGCGATCGCATCTTGACCCTTAAAACTCAAACTGAAACCCATGTTTTTTGGGATTTTACCCAAGATACATTAACAGGCTTTACCCATCCCACGTCTCCCCATTCAAGGTCTCCTACTCACAATGGATAA
- a CDS encoding GNAT family N-acetyltransferase yields MSLKRYTFELARSPQDVQAYFRLRQTIFCDEQGLFAGHDEDEIDDIAYPIIAVENDVIAGKRVVGVVRIYEDHSRLWYGGRLGVHPDYRRVGRIGKGLIHKAVTTANGWGCDRFLATVQLQNVRFFRRQHWDSIQEISVCDRPHHLMEADLAFYPPGNEGRPVLFEGIRKVS; encoded by the coding sequence ATGTCATTGAAACGCTACACCTTTGAATTGGCGCGATCGCCCCAGGATGTGCAGGCCTATTTTCGGCTACGGCAGACGATCTTTTGTGACGAGCAGGGGCTGTTTGCTGGGCATGACGAGGATGAGATTGACGACATCGCTTACCCCATCATCGCAGTGGAAAATGATGTGATTGCCGGTAAGCGAGTGGTCGGGGTTGTGCGCATTTATGAAGACCACTCTCGTCTATGGTACGGGGGACGGCTAGGAGTTCATCCAGACTATCGGCGGGTGGGTCGCATTGGTAAAGGGTTGATTCACAAGGCAGTCACGACGGCTAATGGCTGGGGCTGCGATCGCTTTCTCGCCACCGTACAGCTGCAAAACGTGCGCTTCTTCCGACGGCAGCATTGGGACTCAATTCAGGAAATTTCCGTGTGCGATCGCCCCCATCACTTGATGGAAGCGGATCTGGCTTTTTATCCGCCAGGGAATGAGGGGCGCCCTGTCTTGTTTGAAGGAATCCGCAAGGTGTCTTGA
- a CDS encoding MSMEG_0568 family radical SAM protein, which translates to MNKQRLITDLQTRGLKLIDPTVGAAGRKGGAGPSDHKAVTVGGTTVMVPIYTGTASQSPYSVQTAGPNQGKLVHESHDVAPIAFPQQPQFYSLTTADGIPYWKIALLHSHDVLATTVQQTCMRYRDEATACQFCAIEKSLEADRTIARKTPDQLAEVAEAAVRLDGVKHMVMTTGTPNTSDRGAAYLTDCAKAIKARVNLPIQAQCEPPDDFTWFERMQAAGIDSLGMHLEAVDPAVRARIMPGKAEVPLSHYFKAFEAAVKVFGWGQVSTYLLAGLGDSLETLIAACDRLIALGVYPFVVPFVPITETPLANHPAPSTDFMFALYQKVGAQLKAAGMSAEDINAGCAKCGACSALSTFEK; encoded by the coding sequence ATGAACAAACAACGTCTTATTACCGATCTCCAGACTCGCGGGCTCAAGCTGATAGACCCGACCGTCGGGGCCGCTGGCCGCAAAGGTGGGGCTGGCCCCTCTGACCACAAAGCGGTCACCGTTGGCGGCACCACAGTCATGGTGCCCATTTATACAGGCACTGCCAGCCAGTCACCTTACTCCGTACAGACCGCTGGCCCCAACCAGGGCAAGCTGGTTCACGAAAGTCATGATGTGGCCCCGATCGCCTTTCCTCAGCAGCCCCAGTTCTACAGCCTGACCACTGCCGATGGCATTCCCTACTGGAAAATCGCTCTCCTCCACAGCCATGATGTGCTGGCAACCACCGTGCAGCAAACCTGCATGCGATATCGGGATGAGGCCACCGCCTGCCAGTTTTGCGCCATCGAAAAATCCTTAGAGGCCGATCGCACCATTGCCCGCAAAACCCCAGACCAGCTAGCCGAAGTCGCCGAAGCCGCGGTGCGGTTGGATGGCGTCAAGCATATGGTGATGACCACAGGCACCCCTAACACGAGCGATCGTGGGGCCGCTTACCTCACCGACTGTGCCAAAGCGATCAAAGCACGGGTGAATTTGCCCATTCAGGCCCAGTGTGAACCCCCCGATGACTTCACCTGGTTTGAGCGCATGCAGGCCGCTGGCATCGACAGCCTGGGAATGCACCTAGAGGCGGTAGATCCCGCAGTGCGAGCGCGGATTATGCCCGGCAAAGCTGAAGTTCCCCTGTCCCACTATTTCAAAGCCTTTGAGGCAGCCGTCAAGGTCTTCGGCTGGGGACAAGTCAGCACTTACCTGCTGGCCGGATTGGGCGACAGTCTAGAAACCCTGATAGCCGCCTGCGATCGCCTCATTGCCTTAGGGGTTTATCCCTTCGTGGTGCCCTTTGTGCCGATTACAGAAACCCCCTTGGCCAATCACCCTGCCCCCAGTACAGACTTCATGTTTGCCCTCTATCAAAAAGTGGGTGCCCAATTAAAAGCAGCGGGCATGTCTGCCGAAGATATCAATGCCGGGTGTGCCAAGTGTGGCGCCTGTTCAGCATTGTCAACCTTTGAGAAGTAG
- a CDS encoding Nit6803 family nitriliase yields the protein MDYSKTVRAAAVQLSPVLHSREGTTEKVLEAIATAAQQDVQLIVFPETVIPYYPYFSFVQPPVLMGKAHMQLYEEAVTVPGPVTDAISRAARSYSMVVVLGVNERDGGSLYNTQLIFDADGTLLLKRRKITPTYHERMVWGQGDGAGLTVLETAAGQLGSLACWEHYNPLARFALMAQHEQIHCGQFPGSMVGQIFGDQIEVTMRHHALESGCFVVNATGWLTAEQKGQITPDETLQKVLSGGCYTAIISPEGVPLCDPITEGEGMAIADLDFSLITKRKRMMDSVGHYARPDLLQLQVNRTAWSVMQPMAPDLATPETPTSANSQASAATAPETPTLITLPTPEPTASPPS from the coding sequence ATGGATTATTCCAAAACGGTTCGCGCGGCTGCAGTCCAGCTGAGCCCAGTGCTCCACAGCCGAGAGGGCACAACAGAGAAAGTGCTGGAGGCGATCGCCACCGCTGCTCAACAAGACGTGCAGCTCATCGTCTTCCCAGAAACAGTCATCCCTTACTATCCTTATTTTTCTTTTGTGCAGCCCCCGGTGCTGATGGGGAAAGCCCACATGCAATTGTACGAAGAGGCCGTCACCGTGCCAGGGCCCGTGACGGATGCCATCAGTCGAGCGGCCCGCTCTTACAGCATGGTAGTGGTGCTTGGCGTCAACGAGCGGGATGGGGGTTCCCTCTATAACACTCAGCTCATCTTTGATGCGGACGGCACGCTGCTGCTGAAGCGCCGCAAAATCACCCCGACTTACCACGAACGCATGGTGTGGGGCCAGGGGGATGGCGCTGGATTAACCGTGCTCGAGACGGCTGCGGGGCAACTCGGATCCCTGGCCTGTTGGGAGCACTACAATCCCCTGGCTCGGTTTGCCCTGATGGCTCAGCACGAACAAATTCACTGTGGCCAGTTTCCTGGCTCCATGGTGGGGCAGATTTTTGGAGACCAAATTGAAGTCACCATGCGCCACCACGCTCTAGAGTCTGGCTGCTTTGTGGTGAATGCCACGGGCTGGCTCACAGCGGAGCAAAAAGGGCAAATCACCCCCGATGAAACACTCCAGAAAGTCCTCAGTGGCGGCTGCTATACCGCCATTATTAGTCCAGAAGGGGTGCCGCTCTGTGATCCGATTACAGAGGGCGAAGGGATGGCGATCGCCGATCTTGATTTTTCGTTGATTACCAAGCGCAAGCGCATGATGGACTCGGTGGGTCATTACGCACGCCCCGATTTACTGCAGCTCCAGGTTAATCGCACCGCTTGGTCCGTCATGCAGCCGATGGCACCAGACCTGGCGACGCCTGAAACACCGACTTCTGCGAATTCTCAAGCATCAGCAGCCACTGCTCCTGAAACGCCAACCTTGATTACCCTGCCCACCCCAGAACCCACTGCCTCTCCCCCGTCGTAG
- a CDS encoding MSMEG_0572 family nitrogen starvation response protein produces MPQVTTPAHQAGDFFVDYEEKVFPDVQAEPGEKALVAFHTVAFEGSIGLVNLLQATRLIRKGFETSVLLYGPGVTLGVQRGFPKLGDEAFPGHLAMNNQLVKVMEEGGKVYACRFALQALYGHGEPSLIPGITPINPLDVLDIILVHRKEGAFVLDTWTM; encoded by the coding sequence ATGCCTCAAGTAACTACTCCGGCTCACCAAGCGGGTGACTTTTTTGTTGATTACGAAGAAAAAGTATTCCCTGATGTGCAGGCCGAACCTGGGGAAAAAGCCCTCGTGGCCTTCCATACCGTTGCCTTTGAAGGTTCCATTGGATTAGTGAACTTATTGCAGGCCACTCGCCTGATTCGTAAGGGGTTTGAAACCTCGGTACTGCTCTATGGGCCTGGGGTAACCCTTGGCGTTCAGCGAGGGTTTCCCAAGCTTGGAGATGAAGCTTTCCCAGGCCATTTAGCGATGAACAATCAGCTTGTGAAAGTGATGGAAGAAGGGGGCAAAGTTTATGCCTGTCGCTTTGCCTTACAAGCCCTTTATGGCCATGGCGAACCCTCTTTAATCCCAGGGATTACGCCCATTAATCCACTAGATGTGTTGGATATTATCCTGGTGCATCGTAAAGAAGGTGCCTTCGTTCTTGATACCTGGACGATGTAA